TAGACAaattaagaaaaccattgaatagGATCTCCAAAGTATAATTTAGGATGGTGCTGTGGtggcagggaagaccaaaatacaagctcagaaTAAATCAATAATGAGGAAATACCTACAATGAAAATCTCACCAAAAACAGGAAGTTAACTGCtcacaaatataataattattgaaaaACTTACCAAGACATAAGTGTAGtagaggaaatgggaaaaaaaggtgTGAGAGaggcaagaaaattatgaacaCAGAACTAACAACCtagtgaaataaaaaaacaaaatattatagaaaatatataaagaaatagaacTGACTTACtgacaaaaaaaggttaaaaaaagcatggaaggaaagaacttaaaaatggaaaagaacaaatagaaaaggaggtgaAAAGctcacaaaaggaaataattccttaaaaattagaatattgcAAGTAGAAGCTATACTTTATGAATcatcaagaaacagtaaaacaaagtcaaaagaacttaaaaatagaaaaaatatatatctcattaaaatgacaaagaaaatagaTCAAAAAGAATCACTGGACTAATAGAAagccatgatttttttaaagttgacatcatatttcaagaaaatatAAGAGGAAACTATTACAATACCTTAGATTGAGTAGAAAACAGGAAAGTGAAAAATCCACTAAAAATCAGCACATGAAAAGGATCCCAAAATGATGACTTTCAGAAATATTAGAGCCAGATTCCACAACTTcccatttaaggaaaaaaatattgcaatAATCCAAAGAAATGATACAAATATTGCTGAGTcaggcaggagggagagaatttgtacCTCAATTGTAAAAGAAtagaatgttatatatatgtatatatatattttatatatatatatatataatgcatttaaagaataaaaagacaTATCTGTGCATTTTGGGATTTATTGAAACCTGTTACACATAGTAGATCCTTAATATATagcaaattaaattaattgaaagTAAGCCTGCATTAAATTATAATCTTTAGCAAGTAAATCCTATCTTTATTTTTCGTATTTGGATTCCTAGTGTGTAGCAaaatatctgacacatagtaggagatAGGTAAATTTTTATTCAATATGCCTCTTGATTATTTTCTGATCTTTGTAGCACAGATTTTAGAGAAttttgtatataaagaatttaaaaaccaaTATGCTAGCATTTCTGTGGATTGTTAGACTTCTTTCTGTGACTGGTCATTTTGTTATCATTTCCATCCTTTAGATTTTTGAAAGAGGACTAATAATTGTCAATATCATCACCATAATCatgacattattatttttaaaggtgaGGCTACTAAAACATTCATAAAATACCCTAGTGTGAAAATATGCTTCTATTTTCACATTTATGATACCAATTATGTCatagaattctctttttttattagcAAATTAATGATCTCTCATGCCTAACTAATCTATTCAGAAAACACCTGGGGCCACAAAAAGATCATATCCCCAGAGATTCCATTTCTCTTACCAGGGAAACTATTAACAAATTTATTGCCAATAGCAGTTCTATCTGCCACAGCTTTAGGGGAAAAATGATAATTAAGTTACCAAGTGTAGCAGTTTTTATGTTTATAAATTGAAAACTCTTCTTAATGTACTATTGACAACTCTAAATGTGCCACTATCTCACTTGATCTCCTTCTTGGATCAAGACCTATGAAATTAATTTACAAGATTATAAACTAATTTTTTGAAATCAAGCAAATCCCTTAAACATTTTGGGGACTCATTTTATCCACAGTCAAAATAGAGCTAACCTAAATGGCATCTAATGTCCTTTCTAGTTTCAAATATATACTTCTATTAaaccttttcttatttctctgttCTTGGTCTTTACAATGACCTCCAGTATGACAGTATATGCCTCCTGTACCAGTCTTTCACCTCTGCTCTTATTACACATTCCTTACTCTCTTATCTGATCCTTTACCTAACCAGTTACTCTCttcactgttctttttttttcaatatctttGGTATATGCTACACTTTATTGCTCACAGCTTTGTCCAACTCTAACCTTTGATTATTCCAAACATTCATATTATCTCTTTCTACTGAAGTTTTACTGAAGGAAGTTTTAATAAATTTCATAATCCTGCTCATTATGTCAATTACAAATTTATGGTATTTAATTCAAACTGAGTTCAGATAGTACTAAAGTGATCATTTTATTCCTCCATAATTGATTTTAGACCCCTTTCATAATTAGACATTGAAAATTTCATTTGGCCATTCCATTAATCAAAGTTGTTAAGCattgaaaaatatcagaatattatgattttataaaactcttttttacttctattcaatttctcttcatcttattgtttatttcattcattcctcaCTTGCAAAAGTCTCCATTTTCCATAAGTAGCTCAATTTGGCTTCTAATCCACATCACAACACACCCACTTCATCTGTTCTAGGATGAGCTGATCATTTGAAATCTTAATACAACCTCTCAACTTAGCCTCAGGTACCTCTCCCTCAAGATTGGAGTAACGGATAAGAGGACACTAAACTCCTTCCATAGCTTTCCTTTATAGAGGCTTCAGTCTTTTCACCTTCTGTGTATTATCTTCTTCCATTAAATTATAAGTTTCTTGGGGTTAGAGCACATCTCTTTATCTTATTTGTTTCCCCAGCTCTTAGGTCAACATCtgatacatagtagatacttgataaatataaatgtttattgaatataattaCCTTCAGTGAACTCCCTATAGTtcactaaataaaaataatgttcttgGAAGTGGCGATATTTTTTCTtggcttatatttatttttgtcatattattcTAACATGATATCAAATAGCAGAGGTGATAAATAgcattctaattttattttcccaaatttaataaaaaatgcaaattctcttttcccattccaCCTAATACTAGGTCTTCTTCCGAATGTTTGctatgtaatataattttaaaagactactTGTTAACATggttaataaagtttttaaacaaaaatgaGCATTATATTTTTCCAAAGCTTTTTCTACATTCATTTTTATGATTATGACTTTTTGTTATTGTATTATTGTTaccatttttaatgttttcctaATATATCTGTTATCCTAATATGtatctaattaattaatgtaccataattttctttaatgaattacagcaattaataatttattttaaaatgtgatgtcAAGATGTTATCTCTAAAGTGTTGTgggtgaaatataaaattactgaGGAAATGAAGTTCAGTTTCATAGTGTATCATTTTATTAAGCAGAGGCTAATTGCCCAACATTTCAGAAATATTAACGTTCCTCAGCTTTGGCACTGGATGTCAAATGAAGGATAAGATaggtctttatattttaaaaagcaattaaataAGATACTAAGACACTGGGGTGAGAAGAAAGCTCACTCAGCAAGATTATAGCAAGGAAGAACAAGCTACACACTCCTACCCACTTTTTCTGTTTCAGGTTTGGAACCTAAGCCCAAAATAACATttagaccctgagaccctgcgtAGGTGAACAGTGGTCCAAGCTAACCCACACCCCTTAAAATTTCAGGCCTATGAAGAAGTCCAGCATCCTAGCCCAGAGTGGCTCAAGTGGGCTAATCTGTATGAGCCCACAGAAATGCCAGGAGTCTCAGTCTGGGCTTGGGAGGAAGACATAGTTCACAGTTTGGAatggctgatagtactaagtactaaatactgattttttttttgcttaaagcTTAGGGCAGATCTCCTAGACAAGGTAGTCATGGGTGTACACAGAAAGACCAGAAGCTTCCACCGAAGCCTAAGGTTTTGATTTAAGTAGTTCTTGACCTGATCCAAATCAAAGTAAGGTCAAATACATCCAAACCTAAGGCAAATGTTTAAACTATCAGGACCTCAAGAGTTAATTAAATCAGTAAGGGAAGGGGATTCTCAGAGTTCTCACCcctcagaccatcatatcatcttccaagtactgaaactggtaaaaacagaaaataagctgagaataacatcaaggaaggacgaaagtttaagagggtacccctaATCCCAAGAAAACAGAGCATACATATAATCAAacaggaaaaatgaacaaacaacaaaaaaacctaaaTCTAAAGAATTATTATGGAGACAACAAGCAAGGTATAGATATagaaggagacagtgaaagcaaagttAATATCcacaaatttcaaaagaaaaatatagattggacACAGATTTTGGAAGATTTCAAagaagacttcaaaaaccaattaagagaggcagagggaaagtggagaagagaaatgaaagtaatccaagaagaaaggaaagcgataaaagaagaaatcagtgATGCAAGGAGATATGGgctaattaaaaaaggagaaccaaaatctgatagaggaaaatcaggccttaaaattCAGAATTAACCATCTAAAaaccaatgatttcatgagaaccCAAAAACACAGAATAAGAGGAATGAAAaaccagaggaaaacatgaaatattttatttaaaaaacaactgaccaagaaaatagacctaggagaggcaatttaagaattattggactacctgaaagccatgatcaaaaaaataaaaacaaaaataaaacccttaaacAACATATTATAAgacattatcaaagaaaactgctcatataaccttaaacaaaacaaacaaacaaacaaacaaacaaaacaaacaaaaactgaaattgaaagaactcatagatcacctccagaaagaaaatcctcaaatgataacttccagggatataatagctaaattcaagagccatcaagctaaggagaaagtacTGCTAAAAGGCAGAAAAACCATTCAGATACTATAGAGTTACAATCAGGAACACATAGCACTTAGGgggtttctacattaaagaatcagaagcTATGGAATAtgcaacccagagtcacctatccagcaaaactgagtatattctttcagggtcAAAAATGAACATACAATAAGATAGACCATTTCTAatcattcctgaggaataagttagactttaaaaaaatgaagtccaAAATAAGAggcacaagagaagcccaaaaagataaataagaaagagaagatttaagggactcattaaagtcaaaatgtttatatgtctacaaggaaagaggatttatgtaattctcaaaaattactctaaaTAACAGAGAAGATGGAAACAATTTATCCAAaaagagggtggggaagtaagctgattttgatgatatgatatacattgtgaaaggaaattctttattcgctttgtctattttttaatcAATCTACTTAATACacacttaacccctatttaacactttgttagccatcaagtaaaAGAATTCACATGTCATTTACATGgggagctccacccttttaacctaatcagtcagaaacttgtgaatcctttgaaaagagttgacaccttcataGGGTAAGAAGTGGATTTCACAGGCACTgcctccctgggcagtgctaggcaatttagAAGCTATGATTAGCTCCTGTGAATAGGGGAAGGTTCAAGAAGTTACTACAAAACGTTCTGAAAGGCTTCAGCTTGGAGCAGTGGCCAAGACCCatcatttagtgtgataggctagacatcttctctaacTTTTTTGTATTTcactactttcactctttctttctcattataaataaaagctaatgaaagtcattttgacttgggctataatatttttgaatcAGCAACCAtgatattaatttagaattctcacgtatttagtcaaacccctaaatttaattccttacaatataagatgatatgatatgtatgtaaatgtgaggatatgaaatgatatgtatatatgatatgtatgcatatatatgatatgtaaaatTCAAGGGGTGAAAGAGAGGGTTATACTGAGAGATAAGGGAAAGGAAAGTTGGAATGGGGTAAATTACATAACCTAAAGAAGTGTGAAACtcatagagaggggaggatatgggtggtaaaggaaaatgattaaacTTACTCTCAtcttaactggctcagagagggaaaaataagtaaactcagtggggtatagaattctatcttatcctacagaggAGTAGAAGGGGAATGAGACAATGGAAGGGGAAAGTAATTGAAGGGAGGGGGGAGTGAAGAGTgccaaaaaagcaaaatacttttgaggaggaatagagaaaaaggggaaaagagcaCAGTCTAAagtggataatatgatggaggacaATACACAGtaagtaatcataattctgaatttgaataggatgaactcacccataaaaccaaagcagatagcagagtggataaatACTAGAATCCTGCTAtacattgtttacaagaaacacatctgggGTAGGGTGACACACCCACACACAGATGAACAgaaaaaggctggagcagaatttattatgcatcatctaaagtaaaaaaaaaaaagcaggagtaacaAAGCTGgaataaaaattgatctgattaaagagataaagaaggaacatacattttgctaaaaggtactacaaggaagtaatatcattactaaacctttatgcaccaaatggtattccatctagatttctaaaggaaaaattaaaagagcttaaggaggaaatagatagtaagactatactagtgggggatctcaacttTTAcatttcagaactagataaattgaaccaaaaaataagtaagaaagaagtaagagaagtgaataaaatgctAGGAAAAAATAGTTAACAGATATCTCAAGAAAACTGaacaaggataaaaaagaaatatatattcttcTCAGCAGAAAGTACATGGTATATACACAATGATCCACcgtgtactagggcataaaatattgcaaagaaaaatagaaaagcataaataataaatgcaagtttttcatatcataatgaagtaaaaattattattaatatggatCCATGGAAAtgcacatttaaaattatttggaaactaaatctaattcttcaaaactggtgaatataaaaacaaaatagaaataattatggacttcattaaaaagTATGACAATGAGGAGGCAGCTTATCAAAATCTATTGGATACAGCAAAAATAGTagtcagaggaaaatttatatctctgagtgtctatatcaacaaaatggagagggaggagatcaataaattggtcttacagatttaaaaattagaaaaagaacaaagtaaaaatcctcagattaaaactaatttggaaatcttaaacattaaagaataaattagaaaaaatcaaaattaaagaactattgaactaataaataagaccaagaactggtactttaaaaaataataaaaaagataaagtaaTTGTAAATCTGGCCTGTATGTGCTGAGGGTGAGAGTACGGGATAAGAAGGGGACCAATCTCTTCTGCTTGGCATTTCCCGGCAGCCCCTCGCTGTGGTGGGTCTTGTACACAACCATCATGGCGGCAGCCCGAGCCACGAATGACGACAGGGACTCAGGCATGGAACAAGATGCCCAGAAGCTACAGCTCAACTGTGTAAACACCAAGGCTGAGACCACCTCCCTCGCCTCCTCATCGCCCTCTGCCTCAGCGACCAAGAGCAGCCTGCAGGCGGACCAGTTGCTGGAGAATATAGCCAGTACCCAGGCCTCAGTCAGCAATGGCGACAACgctgaattggagaaggagctggtgGATCTGAAGATCATCTGGAACAAAAACAAGTATGACCTGCGAGTGCCTCTGGACAGCACCGGGGCGGAGCTGAAGCGCAGGATCCACTCCATTACAGGACTACCACCTGCCATGCAGAAAGTTATGTTTAAGAGACTTCTACCTGAGGAGAAAACATTACGGGAAATCAAAGTGACCAGTGGTGCCAAGATTATGGTGGTTGGATCTACAATAAACGATGTTTTACACCCAAAGAGGCAGCACAGCAAGAAGCGAAAGCTGAAGAGAGTAAAAAGAAGCCACTTTGTAGGCAAAAGCAACACAGAACAGTATTAGATAAAGGGAAACTTGAAGATTGATGCCTTCTGCTAagagtgcccaggaacaactgcCAACAGTACCTTTATCAGGCATGTACAAcgagagaggaggaaaagtaaGACTCACCTTTAAATTAGAACAAGACCAATTGTGGATTGTCCCTAAAGAGGGAGCTGAAAAATTATCCAGATGCTCCATTCAAAATTTGGTCAGTGAACCTATTGAAAGACATGAAGATCACCACATGATGCAATAAATTGGATGTACTTTTGTTGGTAATCAAACTCTCCCAGCAGTTGAGTGAGTACAATTCAAGACATCAAGGGAGACAAATGGGGCAAGAGCCATCTTTTGCCAGCTTTGACTAAGCACGGTGTAGGCTTTATTTCCAAATGTGACATTACATCATTTTGCCTTGACtagcttttaaatattttctgaagTTGGCTAGCCCTGTCCTAGTGACTTCAAGAGTGAAATGGAGAAGGGAGGTGGTTGAGTCAATTTTTGAAGCTTTTCCTTAAGAGATGGGCTTTTGACCTGTGATATCATTCTTTCCACAAGTATTTGAGCAACTCCTGTGTACATAACCCTGTGGTggacataaaaattaaaatcatagaCCGCCAAAATGTGTTTAATGTGTCATATATATGAAACAACTATAAGATAGCAACATATAATTCAAACATTTTTGAAGCTTTGGGGATACCAGATGATTACTGGGGGAGTGGAGGGCAGTACAGAATTCAAGTGACAGTCAGTCCCTCCTTCCCTCATAGTCTGTGATGCTATCCTTACAAAGGaactagaaatgcaaattaaagagaCCATTGTGGGATTAGTCAGGAAAATTTTCCTTGATTAGGTCAGTTGGAGCTGTCAGCATGATCCCCTCCAGTGAAGTAGCAGCACTTTATTACTAAAAATGGTCCCCAAATACAACTAACAGGGAAAGGGATGGAAGGTGGATAATGGACAAGGGCAGACACAAGGGATGAGACCTCATTAATTTGCACAGACATAGTGTAGGACAGGATTAGGATCCATATCACAAAGCgcctagagaagggaaaaaaatattaatccagcaagtcatcacaaggattattcactatgaccagatttataccaggaatgcaaggatggcttaaCAGGAAAACCattacataattgaccatatcaacaaccaaactaacagaaatcacatgattatcttaatagatgcaaaaaagcctttgacaaagtacaacacccattcctattaaaaatactagaaaatagagaaatagaagggcctttcctcaaaataataaacagtattcatttaaaacaatcagcaagtatCAACTGCAGTGGGGATAAGTtaggagccttcccaataaggtcaggagtgaagcaaggatgcccattatcatcactgttatttaatattgtactagaaattctagcagtagcaataagagaaaaaataaattgaagggattaaagtaggcagtgaagatactaaactatcactctttgcagatgatatgatggtataattAGAAAACCTGAGAAAATCAAGTAAAAAGCCAGTGGAAATgtttttaacaaagttgcaggatataaaatgtctaaaaaaaatcatcagcatttttatttatttacaataaaaATCAGCAGGAGTTAGGAAGAGAAGCTCcacttaaaattactctagacaatataaaatatttgggaatctatctgccaagacaaactcaggactTATATGAACACATATCTAAAcgattagaaaaaatattaatttcccataggtaggatgagctaatcaaataatgacaatcctatctaagctaatttacttattcagtgccatacctatcaaactaccaaaaaactttttatagaattagaaaatattataaaaaagttcatctggaagaacaaaagatcaaggatatcaagataactaatgaaagaaaatgtgaaggaaaggagcctagcagtaccagatcttaaactgtattataaagtggtcatcaaaacaatatgctacccccagtggaattgtgcatgggctatggAAGGGTGGGTGTGGTGGGGAGGGATAGagtatgattcttataaccaaggaatagtgttctaaattgactaaataaaataaaataaaacaaaaaaaaaaacccaatatgctactggctaagagatagaagggtggatcaatagaatagactagggttaaatgacctcagcaagatagtgttcaataaatcctaagatcccagcttttgggacatgaacccactttttgacaaaaactgctagcaaaattggaaaacagtgtgggagaaattagatttagatcaatacctcacaacctataccaagataaattcagaatgggtaaatgacatatATAagaagggaaattataagtaaattaggtgaatatagaatagtatacttgtcaaatctatggtaaaggaaagaatttaaatccaagcaaaagacagagaacattagaaaatgtaaaatgaataatattgattaaattaaattaaaaaatatttttgtacaaacaaaaccaatgcgaccaaaattagaagagaaacaacaaattgggggggaaattataacaaaaacttttGATAATGGtataatttcccaaatttataaagagctaagtcaattttacttaaaaaaaaaaaaacaagccatttcccaactgacaaatgatcaaggggcATGAGTTAGctattttaagataaagaaataaaaactatcaatatacacatgaaaaagtgctctaaatgtCTCAccattaaagaaatgcaaatcaaaacaacccagAGGTACATCTCACCCCTAGAAGATTgcccaatatgacagtaaagaaaagtaataagtgctggaggggttgtggcaaaattgggacactaatgcattgctagtggagttgtgaattgatccaaatgatctggaaggcaatttggaactatgcccaaagggctttaaaaaatgcttaccctttgatccatcaataccactactaggtttgtacactaaaaaataataaggaaaaatgtttgtacaaacatATTCACAGAcactttgtggtggaaaaaatttggaaaatgaatggatattcctcaattgtagaatggctgaacacattgtggtatatgatgataatggaatactattgtgctataaggaatgatgaagtagaggatttctatatgaactggaaagacgtCTAAGAATTGATGctcagtgaaatgagcagaaccaagagactattatacacagaaagtgaaacattgagGAACAATACAATTTAATTCACTTTGCTAATGCAAGACAATaccaaaggacttatgagaaagaatgctctccacattgagagaaagaactgaaggagtagaaacacagaagaaaaacaaatgactcatCATCTATTTATAgggatatgtgatttggggttttggttttaaaagattggtctattgcaaaaatgaataatatagaaataggtataagtgataagatttgtataacccagttgaaatgcttattggatcagggagtggggaagggagtgaaagaaaaagaaatatgtaaaaatgaaaaaatcttttaaaaattataaatttaaaaataacaagaatggaatattggcaagaaaacccATTTATTCTGAATAAATAAGAATCAGTTTGGGCAAAAAATAATTGTTCTTGTTATTTCTGTCAAGACATCATCTTAATATCCACCAATACTATATTGTTAACCCAAATTCAGAATAAAATGGAGATACACATATATACTGTATAACTTAGACAATATCAGTCACAGAAGTGATATTACATAGCTCTCTAATGACTATAACTTTTGATGGATAAAATATATTTGCCTCCTATTGAAAGATTTATGTTAAATTCTAGAATTTGCAGTCAAGAAAGGCTAACAATGTATTAGACTACTGAAAAGCATACTATGTAGATACAATTATTGTTTTGATCAAAGaagttattttattctttgttctttttcaatgagaatttaattttaatgtccCAGATGATCTTTCTTCCTCTAATTGTTATTTTGGATTCTATAtaagaaaactataaaagaaatgtttcattatttctctcctctttactgttttctcttttaaaaaatcctagttgtttaaaatgtttaaaatgttttttttttccatatatctcttTTAATTCTCATGTGTATGATTCCCCTAGCCACAATCTCTTTAGGATCTCCTTGGGATTGCTCTTATTATTTTGGGAAGTCTTATAGAAATCCTCCATCAAGAAATACAGAACTTCAATCCACATAACAGAAACCACATCCAGACTTCAAATACCCAACAAAACAAAGGACTAAGTTCCGGTTgatgtacaaaataaaatcatatatcaATATGGTAGGAAAAAATCCATTTATGTTTATAGTTGGTTAGCCTCCCACAAAACACCAACAATGACAAAACAATGAAGCTGCTGTCAAGACAATTTATCCGTGGAATCTCAAGACTCAACTTACTGGCATAAATCTCTGGTcagccaagttaaaaaaaatgcacTTAGAGTCcatgttttcttatatttgaCAAATTATTGAGATCAGTTGTGCCATCATGGCTGATGAAGAGGCAATGAGTTTTGCCAAGCTGAATAAATCCTTTAGACTTCCTGAATATGCTTTCCTTCTATTATAAGGAACTTTCTTTTGTTAAACATCATCTGGTTCATGAATGGCTCATATAATATCCAAGCCTAAACCATGAGATAGACTTAAGTCAGATCTCATCCAGAAGAAATATATACATTCTTTGATTATTTGTAGTACTATTTAATATCTGTATGATATTTTAACTTGTCATATAATTGAACACAAAGGAGAAAGATGTGCTTATAAGGTGATATGTTAGGAGTTTTATTAAGAAGGAGTTGTTTCAGACATTATGCTAGTTTCAATATTCTGTTTGGATATTCTTTAATAGTCATAAGGCATTTTAATATTCAATATAAATATTACATCTCTTGGAGACTAAAAGACATTcatcttttaatattaaattttataacactaccaaaaattaattatattcatCTAAGAATTCACTGGGTGTCTTGTCCTATTgttcaaataaaaaggaaaagtcaaGATTAGAGAGattaaaaacacagaggaaaagacGTTTTCATAGCCCATACTGTTCAAGAGATGAAAGGCAACTTGAACTACACGATGCAGAATGT
This sequence is a window from Monodelphis domestica isolate mMonDom1 chromosome 3, mMonDom1.pri, whole genome shotgun sequence. Protein-coding genes within it:
- the LOC100020873 gene encoding LOW QUALITY PROTEIN: ubiquitin domain-containing protein UBFD1-like (The sequence of the model RefSeq protein was modified relative to this genomic sequence to represent the inferred CDS: inserted 2 bases in 2 codons) encodes the protein MSSSKSQAGTPVFSLVPLRSGCAVYVPWAEILDFTEDLFGTLRGLCWVGPLLAQAGSGLDVGLSGGSDPGTVDGVRVRDKKGTNLFCLAFPGSPSLWWVLYTTIMAAARATNDDRDSGMEQDAQKLQLNCVNTKAETTSLASSSPSASATKSSLQADQLLENIASTQASVSNGDNAELEKELVDLKIIWNKNKYDLRVPLDSTGAELKRRIHSITGLPPAMQKVMFKRLLPEEKTLREIKVTSGAKIMVVGSTINDVXTPKEAAQQEAKAEESKKKPLCRQKQHRTVLDKGKLEDXMPSAKSAQEQLPTVPLSGMYNERGGKVRLTFKLEQDQLWIVPKEGAEKLSRCSIQNLVSEPIERHEDHHMMQ